A window of Melospiza melodia melodia isolate bMelMel2 chromosome Z, bMelMel2.pri, whole genome shotgun sequence contains these coding sequences:
- the LPL gene encoding lipoprotein lipase isoform X2: MWRKALLAAVCLCLRWGAALGEGENNFEGIESKFSLRTPAEPDEDVCYLVPGQVNSLAQCNFNHTSKTFVVIHGWTVTGMYESWVPKLVDALYKREPDSNVIVVDWLDRAQQHYPVSAAYTRLVGKDVAMFIDWMEEQFNYPLNNLHLLGYSLGAHAAGIAGNLTKKKVNRITGLDPAGPTFEYADELTRLSPDDAEFVDVLHTYTRGSPDRSIGIQKPVGHIDIYPNGGGFQPGCNLGEALRLIAEKGLGDVDQLVKCSHERSIHLFIDSLLNEEKPSMAYRCNTKEAFEKGLCLSCRKNRCNNLGYKVNRVRTKRNTKMYLKTRAQMPYKVFHYQVKIHFFAKTNMTKTNQPFLISLYGTLDKSENIAFTLPEISSNKTFSFLIYTEVDIGDLFMVKLQWEKDTFFSWSDWWTPFTFDIQRIRMKSGETQKKVVFCSRDGTSHLSKGEEAAIFVKCSEQPVSRKRGGTKRASKENSARESA, encoded by the exons ATGTGGAGGAAGGCGTTGCTGGCCGCCGTGTGCCTCTGCCTGCGCTGGGGCGCTGCTCTCGGCG AAGGCGAAAACAATTTTGAGGGAATCGAGAGCAAGTTTTCCTTACGGACGCCTGCAGAGCCCGATGAGGATGTCTGCTACCTGGTTCCTGGGCAGGTGAACAGCCTGGCACAGTGCAACTTCAATCATACCAGTAAAACCTTTGTGGTGATCCATGGGTGGACG GTGACAGGGATGTATGAAAGTTGGGTCCCAAAGCTGGTGGATGCTCTGTACAAGAGGGAGCCTGACTCAAATGTCATTGTGGTGGACTGGCTAGACCGAGCTCAGCAGCACTACCCAGTGTCGGCTGCCTACACCAGGCTGGTGGGAAAGGATGTTGCTATGTTTATTGACTGGATGGAG GAGCAATTTAATTATCCTCTCAACAATCTCCACTTGCTGGGGTACAGTCTAGGTGCCCATGCTGCTGGGATTGCTGGGAATCTGACCAAAAAGAAGGTGAACAGAATTACTG GGCTGGATCCTGCCGGTCCTACCTTTGAGTATGCTGATGAACTCACTCGCCTCTCCCCGGATGATGCTGAGTTTGTGGATGTCCTACACACCTACACCCGAGGCTCTCCAGACCGCAGCATTGGGATCCAGAAGCCTGTTGGACACATTGATATTTATCCCAACGGTGGAGGTTTCCAGCCGGGCTGCAATTTGGGAGAAGCACTGCGTCTGATTGCTGAGAAAGGGCTCGGAG ATGTGGATCAGCTGGTGAAATGCTCCCATGAACGATCCATCCACCTCTTCATCGACTCTCTCCTCAATGAAGAAAAGCCAAGCATGGCCTACCGCTGCAACACAAAGGAGGCCTTTGAGAAGGGCCTCTGCCTGAGCTGCCGCAAGAACCGCTGCAACAATTTGGGTTACAAGGTCAACAGAGTGAGAACAAAGAGAAACACTAAAATGTATCTGAAAACCCGTGCTCAGATGCCCTATAAAG TCTTTCATTATCAGGTCAAGATTCATTTCTTTGCAAAGACTAACATGACCAAGACAAACCAGCCATTCCTGATCTCTCTCTATGGCACTCTAGACAAGAGTGAGAACATTGCTTTCACACT GCCTGAAATCTCCTCAAACAAGACCTTCTCCTTCCTGATTTACACAGAAGTGGATATTGGAGACCTGTTTATGGTGAAGCTGCAGTGGGAAAAAGACACCTTCTTTAGCTGGTCTGATTGGTGGACTCCCTTTACATTTGACATCCAGAGAATCAGAATGAAGTCAGGGGAAACTCAGAAAAA AGTGGTGTTCTGTTCTCGAGATGGCACCTCACATCTCAGTAAGGGAGAAGAGGCAGCAATATTTGTGAAATGCTCGGAGCAGCCCGTCAGCAGGAAGAGAGGAGG tACCAAGAGAGCCTCGAAAGAAAATTCTGCTCGTGAATCTGCTTAA
- the LPL gene encoding lipoprotein lipase isoform X1 → MWRKALLAAVCLCLRWGAALGEEGENNFEGIESKFSLRTPAEPDEDVCYLVPGQVNSLAQCNFNHTSKTFVVIHGWTVTGMYESWVPKLVDALYKREPDSNVIVVDWLDRAQQHYPVSAAYTRLVGKDVAMFIDWMEEQFNYPLNNLHLLGYSLGAHAAGIAGNLTKKKVNRITGLDPAGPTFEYADELTRLSPDDAEFVDVLHTYTRGSPDRSIGIQKPVGHIDIYPNGGGFQPGCNLGEALRLIAEKGLGDVDQLVKCSHERSIHLFIDSLLNEEKPSMAYRCNTKEAFEKGLCLSCRKNRCNNLGYKVNRVRTKRNTKMYLKTRAQMPYKVFHYQVKIHFFAKTNMTKTNQPFLISLYGTLDKSENIAFTLPEISSNKTFSFLIYTEVDIGDLFMVKLQWEKDTFFSWSDWWTPFTFDIQRIRMKSGETQKKVVFCSRDGTSHLSKGEEAAIFVKCSEQPVSRKRGGTKRASKENSARESA, encoded by the exons ATGTGGAGGAAGGCGTTGCTGGCCGCCGTGTGCCTCTGCCTGCGCTGGGGCGCTGCTCTCGGCG AAGAAGGCGAAAACAATTTTGAGGGAATCGAGAGCAAGTTTTCCTTACGGACGCCTGCAGAGCCCGATGAGGATGTCTGCTACCTGGTTCCTGGGCAGGTGAACAGCCTGGCACAGTGCAACTTCAATCATACCAGTAAAACCTTTGTGGTGATCCATGGGTGGACG GTGACAGGGATGTATGAAAGTTGGGTCCCAAAGCTGGTGGATGCTCTGTACAAGAGGGAGCCTGACTCAAATGTCATTGTGGTGGACTGGCTAGACCGAGCTCAGCAGCACTACCCAGTGTCGGCTGCCTACACCAGGCTGGTGGGAAAGGATGTTGCTATGTTTATTGACTGGATGGAG GAGCAATTTAATTATCCTCTCAACAATCTCCACTTGCTGGGGTACAGTCTAGGTGCCCATGCTGCTGGGATTGCTGGGAATCTGACCAAAAAGAAGGTGAACAGAATTACTG GGCTGGATCCTGCCGGTCCTACCTTTGAGTATGCTGATGAACTCACTCGCCTCTCCCCGGATGATGCTGAGTTTGTGGATGTCCTACACACCTACACCCGAGGCTCTCCAGACCGCAGCATTGGGATCCAGAAGCCTGTTGGACACATTGATATTTATCCCAACGGTGGAGGTTTCCAGCCGGGCTGCAATTTGGGAGAAGCACTGCGTCTGATTGCTGAGAAAGGGCTCGGAG ATGTGGATCAGCTGGTGAAATGCTCCCATGAACGATCCATCCACCTCTTCATCGACTCTCTCCTCAATGAAGAAAAGCCAAGCATGGCCTACCGCTGCAACACAAAGGAGGCCTTTGAGAAGGGCCTCTGCCTGAGCTGCCGCAAGAACCGCTGCAACAATTTGGGTTACAAGGTCAACAGAGTGAGAACAAAGAGAAACACTAAAATGTATCTGAAAACCCGTGCTCAGATGCCCTATAAAG TCTTTCATTATCAGGTCAAGATTCATTTCTTTGCAAAGACTAACATGACCAAGACAAACCAGCCATTCCTGATCTCTCTCTATGGCACTCTAGACAAGAGTGAGAACATTGCTTTCACACT GCCTGAAATCTCCTCAAACAAGACCTTCTCCTTCCTGATTTACACAGAAGTGGATATTGGAGACCTGTTTATGGTGAAGCTGCAGTGGGAAAAAGACACCTTCTTTAGCTGGTCTGATTGGTGGACTCCCTTTACATTTGACATCCAGAGAATCAGAATGAAGTCAGGGGAAACTCAGAAAAA AGTGGTGTTCTGTTCTCGAGATGGCACCTCACATCTCAGTAAGGGAGAAGAGGCAGCAATATTTGTGAAATGCTCGGAGCAGCCCGTCAGCAGGAAGAGAGGAGG tACCAAGAGAGCCTCGAAAGAAAATTCTGCTCGTGAATCTGCTTAA